A segment of the Rhizoctonia solani chromosome 12, complete sequence genome:
CGAGGCAAGCGCCAGACAGAAGTGGGGGGGAGGATATGACGACACTCGGAGTCAACTCGTTTCCTTAAAAAGGTTGTGGAAATTCGCTCCAGCGCTGCTCTATGGATAGCTTTTAGCCTTCACCCCCTATGTCCATCAAGTATGAAGTAATGGTAGGTTCATTTGTCCACCCAACTAAGCGCCCAGCAGCGCCACGTCATACTCGACCCCAAGGATAATATTTTGCGACAATCTCAGAGACAGATTATACATGCAGTGGTGGACCCACAGCATGGGAACACCTTGTACCGCGCCTACAATCCGCGAGAAGGAAGGGCAGAGGACGATTAGTATTAGAGTTTGCCATGTTGGATGACATGAAGAACACCCCAATCCAAAGAAGTAGTAACGACGCTATTGTGGCTTCACAACACCGTACGCGCACTCCTGGGGCAGTTCTACACCCGAGTAGCCCCGCAACACGCCAGCTCCCATCATCCCCAAAATAATCTCGCGCTCACATGAATACTTTGATTGAATGCAGTAGCTTCGGATCTTGAGCATTTGTGCCGCATCACCTGTGCATGGTGGGTAGTCATGTCCCCAAAACTCTATGCTCTGGGCAGAGGCCTCGAATCTCTGTGAGAAAAACCATGGGCAACATACCCTCGGGACATATGTTACATCGGCCGTGCTGGCCGACGCGTTAACGATCCTATATTTCAATTGAGATGTCACACCCAAAATGGCCAATGTATATATGATATCTTTATACTATACCAGTACCTCTGCTGCAAGTCTCGATTTGACTCGGGTTGGTTTTTGTATGTAGGCTTCAGGCAATGTCACACAGGAACAGCAAGTCTGGCCTTGGACACCAGAAGTATACCTCATATGTAAAGAAACTTCCAACTTGTTCCCCTTTGCAGGACTAGAGCCAGGTTCAGATGTCAGTAGATTACAAAGGTAAGTGCTCTTCCTTTGTGCTAACGTTCGCCCCTAGAAGCAAGTGACTCTTCGACGTGACCCCTATGTTCACCCTAAATAGCAAAGTGGATGAAAATCAGGACAAAGGAGTGCCGGCGGTTAGATGTCACGATATCAATACTGACACCCAAGTTATGACCTAAGCGATAGTGTTTCTAAGCGCTGTATACGAGATGATAAAATTACATTTTGATAGCGAGAATGACACTCATTAACCAAGATGTATTTGATCAACAGGCGGAATAGGCAAAGCTTATGGCATACGTGGTAAGTAGTGAGCAGTTATTTCGAGACTGACGGAACGATTGTTATAAACTAAAAATTGAATCTCGTTCCACCTTTCAAGTAAGCCTACCAAAGCCTCAGATATAGTTTTCAGTTGCCAGAGTCACATATCGACCCACATTTAAAAGTGAGTATACCAACGGCGTTTCCTCAACCAGAACACCCAGTCCTTCAGTTCCAGGAGAACCTACCTATCCCACTCATTCAACTTTTTCATGATGTCAGGACCATCCATCGCACCTTATCAATGGTACAACCAAGCACCACCAGATGTTGCAACGCTCCAGCGTTTACAGCGGATACCCTACGAAATGTCGAAGATAACTATCCAGCAGCAGGCTGCCAATTACCATGGTTATACCGAGCACCACACGTATCATTACGTCGTTCCAATAGAACCTGGTGCTCCAGTCACTCCTTATCTACCTTACGTCCATTCGGTTCCTCCGATTCCCAATTGGTCATTCCCGTTTTCCATTGAAGCAAGCTATACATTTACGCCAGGTTCAATAGGAATTCCGCGTAAGGATTGCAATGAAATAGGATGTTATCGAGGTATGGTGCCGCACAGTCTCCGGCTACCCATTCATAACTCCAAGGGAATCCAAGTTAAACCGACATCGCGCATTCACGCACCTGATCAACCCATTAATATCCAGAAAGAGTATTCTGAAGTCGAATGCGCCCAATTTCAGACCCAGTGTGCATACAACCAGGCTTCGGCCCAACCCGAACATAGGTTGACACCAATGAAGTTTCTTCGAGAGCTCCAAACCCTACATATACAAGGTCGAAGTGGGAAATCATCCATCGGTCGATTCCTTATACAAGGGGAAGAAGCCCCTGTGACTGTTTGGAGGCCTGATTGGGATGGTCCATTCCTTGTGCAGCACCATTTACCGAATGGCGACGAAGACGCAATAAGTGCCGCCCATATAGTCGGTGATATAATTACATGGTGTCCGCCGCCAAAATAAAGGTGTCTTGGAGGACGAAATGTGTGGAAGCTGTGTATATCACTACTCATGGCTGGACGTTGTTTTGGTGATCCCTATAATATAAGGCACTCGGCTCAGTGTATTTACGTTCTTGTTGTTTCCATACTTACCAGATGGTCTCGTTAATGTCACGCCCCGCACTATGTATACGTACAACAACCGCTGCGCATCCCTTGCAACCGCAGCCTGTTCGTCAGTGAAATAAGAGCCACTCACCTCGCGACACCCGCACTGTACGCAGCCTTGAGGGTGTAAAACGGTCACATCTGGCCAGCAACCTCGTCGTTTAAGTACCCCCCAGCGTCACAATAACCCAGCTTTGCACCGTCATCGACTAACCTCCTCCCATCATCTTATTGTCCTACCCGCGCCTGATTGGCTCGATCACTTCTTCGGATGGCAAACAGACACCATCCGTCGGTGTTATAATTACGTGAGCAGTCGGTGATAAGAGCTCTCATCCGACGATTCTGTCACACTTTGACAGTCACGCCATCACGAATTCTTCACTTCACGCAAGAAAGCAAGGACTAGTTTCGAGGGCGTTGGACACGCCGTCAGAATGATACATAATGTTAGGATGGTTGCTGGTTGAGTAGCAGATCAGTGCTATTCTCTCCCCCAAGTCAACCGACACACTTGGCACCATTCTAACCATGTCTCCTTATTCCACTTCTTCTGCCGCCTCGAGCCAGACTGCCGTGGCCGAACCTCAAGCACAGCTTCTCGAGCACTCCGGGTCCGCCTTGAAGGCATCCAAGAGTCACAAAAAGTCCAAAACGTATGTCTACTTTCGATCGGAGTGACCTTGAACAACATCTCATTTCAGTCATTCTAGTCCTCAAGAATGGTCTCCCGAGCTTCGTCAAGCAGTTGCGCATGACATCGATGATTTCTTTGGTGGCCCTGAGCCAGTAAAGGTCAAGAAGCCTAAACCTGCCGTTCCCAAGGCCCCTCGTGCGGACCGTGGCCACAGTGCGTCCAACTCATTAGGTACTGCTTTACCACCTTCTTACGAACTTCCTTCCCATCTTGCGCCTGTCTCTAAACCCCGTACTATTGCCCGGTCTTTTTTCTTATATGGATTCAGTAAGTCATATATGCACTCGTTTACATGGTTAAACAGCGTCTCATACTATAACCTTTCCTCCTAGTCTTtcctcctttttgggtaatCGGCGCTTGCATCTTGTGGTCTAAACTCAGACCGGATCCTGAACCTACTATCGAACCTCTACCCAAAGAAATCGAAGCGGGCTACGGCAGAGCACCCTCTGAAGCTTACAAGCGAGCCGAGTACAAGCTCCTTCGGCACACTGAACTCGTATGGGCCCGGCGCTGTCTAATTGCTGCAATCACTTTCGTTCTCGTGGTTATCGTTATTATTGTGGGTACACGCGTCGCTGGCATCGGGGCGTTTGCGAGTTCGGATTCGAAAACCATGCCTCGGCCAATTATTGGCTAGTTTTCTTAGGCTTTTTAGGATTTCTATGAGTACGAtgtattattattattaccTTTTTGTATTAGTATTAGACGCCTGTTCATATGTCTTCTATAATGACAAACCTTGCTAAACCATTAGACTGAACGAGCCGAAAGCCGAGAAACTTGGCGTTAGACCTCGCTAGGGATTCTCGTGTTTTGTTACCCCTTTCCACAATCGCGGATCGCATGGTGTCTTGATCGTACAGGCTGTCACTCCAGCGACTGTCGTGACGCGAAGTTTACGCAGAAGGTGCATTGGGATGGGGTCGGTGTTCTACAATCCCTGTCTTTTCTGGTTTGGGGTCCCCTTTGGCTCGTTGTTATTTGATGTGAATGCGCGGCGATGTGGATACTTTGTCTAATGGCAGTGGGTGTAGTTCCGCATACATAATCCCTAAGCGTTACTTCGCAAAAGAGCCTACACCACGTCCCCAGAAATAGGCCCTAGCGATAACTGTGGAAGTTTGGGCAATGCGTCAAACTCAGCAGGGGGATCCAGAGTCGATCGTACTGGTCAATGAAAGACGGTAGCCTGAAGCATCAATTTTGTAGGTATGATAGTGGCAGCAAATAGACATTTGTTCTGCCAATCCATGTCCAACTCCCGGAGATGTAACGGAATTCAGATTTCGTCTGGAGACGAAAGGTGTGGTAGGCACGGAAACAAGCACGTGCAAATTACTAAGTACCAAAAGTAACTAAGTTACCTAATCAATACAGTTCACTGATCAAACGCACCGCCTCACCGCAGCAAAGGATTCTCTTTCTACCCAACGTCGACCACGATGAAGATGCACGAATATTGTTGTTGTGGTGTGTACCCTAGAACGAAATGTGCCGCCCGAATACTCAATAGCAGATAGCCATTCCCCTTCTCAATGTTGGGATTTATACCGTCATCGCCGAACAGTTTGTGTGTCTGATTATTAGTCGCCTGACCGTAGATCATTAATTCTTGTAATAGATCATGGGTGTAGTAGTTGGTACACTCTCGATTGCCACTCCTTTCAGTAAGCGTTCTCTTATTATCCATCTATTTCCTTTACTGACTGGTTGGCGGAACAATAGTTGTTGGGGCCTCCGTCCCGGGCTTTGCCCCATGGGTACTCGCCATCGTATGCTACGTCGTTGCGGGAATACAGCTATTCGGGTTTATTGGCGTGTTCAAGGTTTGCATTTCCATTTGCTTGCAGTTACGAACCAAATTGAACATGATTCCAGGAGAAAGCAGGTCTATTTCACAAATACGTGATGGTTAACTCGGTTGTCGTAATGGGTGCCTTTGGAGTTGCAGCCGCGTTTATCGCCATCTCTGGCACCCGACACAACACCGCTACCGACCGATGCCAAGCTACTTTCTTCAGCGGAAACTCAACCGCCTCAGCCTCGGCTTCAAGCGACACGGGCGAGGGGAGACAAGTCTGCGATGTGTTTACTTGGGTTATTCTAGGACTCATGGCTGGTTTGTGGGTAACACTTGCGTTCTTCCAGGTACGCATCCGCTTGCATCCAGCCTAGTGCCTTAAGTTGAACCGAACTTCATTTATAGGCGTACCTCCTGATGGTCACGCGTTTCTACTCGCAATCCCAACGTGCTGACCACAAAAAATATTATTCCATCTACTCCCAGATCGATATTCCCCTCAACGATAGGAATAACGACAATGATGCGTGGAACGCCCGTCCCAGCACAGATTCATGGCATGCGGGCGCCGCGATGGGCGCTAACGAAGCCCAGCATAGACGCCAACATAGTGCCGCGGCATATGACGAGAAGTACGACTCGGAGCCGTCATATGGGGTAAAGAGACAGGACTCGGATAGATCTTTTGCTGAACCTCACAGGCCTATTGGGAACGAGCAGCCATACCAATACAGACAATAATCATGAAATGGACAAACATTACTGGATTCTGTTGCCCTTTCTTCTGTCTTTTTCTCTCCGAATGGACATGTGCGTTCTGCCGGACAATTTTGATATCATACCTGCATCTTGGTTTAGTCTCTCCAATCACACTCACCGTCGTTTATTCTCGTTGACAAGTTTTGAAGGTTTACTGTAGCGTATCTAGAATTTATGGGGACCATACACAAGTTGTGATTGCATACATTGATTCATATGTAAGAGTCCAAGCTCCGCATGAAGCGTATAGCTATCTCGGACAATTAAGTTACGCAGAGGGTGCGGGAAGGCCAACTTTCTGCTGCCACCCTCTCTGCCAGAATCCTGGTATCTTCGCAGAGGGCTTTTTCCCAAGCGCACCCTTGGCAATACCTAAACCCGTCGCAGAGGTACTCATGCCTGTTAGCCTCTCTCCTGCGCGAATTTTTCGCTTTCCTGTTTCCGAGACTGGGAGAGAACGATCGAGCAGTCCGGAGAATGCACGCGGTTCCGCAAGGAGTTTGTTCTACACGAGCATTGAGACAACATCCGTGTATGAACTGATAAGTAAACTAACCGCATGTTCTTGAGCAACCGCCTCCAGCCGTTTTTTCCCTTCATCTCCACTgaacttcaaggccttgtcCACTGCCCACTTGGTCCGTTCTCGTAGCCCTCTCCCTGGTTCATTGACCGCAAAAGAGCCAGCTGTCTCTCTTCCTACCGCACGCCCAGCCATTTGAAGTCTTAAGTCTCGCGGTCCATCAACGAGTTGCAGTATCGCCTTTGGGGCATGGTCACCTTGTCGATGCCCATATTTTAGAATACGAGTATATCCACCTGGTCTTTGGAGGTACCGATCACGGTAAGTCGTGAATAGCTTGTCCAAAATGGAGTGCGGGTTCTATCAATGAATTACATCAGGGACCGGGTACTTGGGCTAAAGTGTGAAAGACATACGAGGAGGAAACCTTCAGCGTCTTGTCGAGCTGGAAGAGTGCCTTTCTTGGCCAAAGTAATAACCTAACAGTATATATCTTAGAAGCTGTTAGAAAAAATGGAGTTGTTCCTCACCTTCTCAGCCAGCCTTGCAGTCTCCTTAGCTTTGGCTACCGTTGTCATAATTTGCTCATGCTGCAAGAGAGACGAGACCAAGTTCCTACAAGCATCCAATCCATTTGGATGATTTCAAGCAATCCAAAAATGGCGTACCTCAGCATAAGATTCCTATGCGAACTCGTTCGTGATAATTTTCGAAATGCTATCCCATGCTTCATCTCGAACTAAGGCAGATCGTCGTTTAAATAAAGTCAAGTTTATGTGATCGGAGCCTCTCATCACGTGACCCAATCGAGTTTTCCTCCCACCGCATCCGGCCTCATCCCCCTCCAAATCACTTACGATGTCTGCACTATTCCGCCGATCTGTATTCAACATTGCACGTACCGCATCGGTGCCTTCCCGTGCTGCAATTATGCGCCCGGCGTTTGCCGTCCGTTCTTATGCAGCTGCTGCGGGTTTGTCCAAAGATGATATTCAAGTGCGGGTATTGGACGTCTTGAAGACTTTCGAAAAGGTGGACCCTGCAAAAGTGAGCAGTGATGTATTTACTATTTGAAGCTACATATATCTAATTTCTTTGTAGTTGGCTCCAACTTCTTCGTTTACGGAAGATCTTGGATTAGATAGTTTGGATGCTGTCGAGGCAGTGATGGCTATTGAGGAGGCAAGTCCAAGTGATAGACGCGACAAGGAGAGCACTAACTGGAGGGAAACAGGAGTTCTCGATCGAGATTCCAGATGCTGAAGCTGATGAGATCAAGACCGTCCAGCAA
Coding sequences within it:
- a CDS encoding ribosomal protein L17 — translated: MKHGIAFRKLSRTSSHRNLMLRNLVSSLLQHEQIMTTVAKAKETARLAEKVITLAKKGTLPARQDAEGFLLNPHSILDKLFTTYRDRYLQRPGGYTRILKYGHRQGDHAPKAILQLVDGPRDLRLQMAGRAVGRETAGSFAVNEPGRGLRERTKWAVDKALKFSGDEGKKRLEAVAQEHANKLLAEPRAFSGLLDRSLPVSETGKRKIRAGERLTGMSTSATGLGIAKGALGKKPSAKIPGFWQRGWQQKVGLPAPSA